One stretch of Brassica napus cultivar Da-Ae unplaced genomic scaffold, Da-Ae ScsIHWf_1322;HRSCAF=1890, whole genome shotgun sequence DNA includes these proteins:
- the LOC106381605 gene encoding uncharacterized isomerase BH0283-like — protein MFFPYWDVVLSFKLEPRKQLTKRFLLLLLPLSVQIMAKKKKGVKYLVVDAFTDSAFKGNPAAVCFLNNEIRDDAWLQSLAAEFNISQSSFLTPITGFEARFGLRWFTPLAEVDLCGHATLASAHCLFSNGLVYSDNVEFVTRSGVLTAKRVDDGEAKGGSFLIELNFPVVPTCDINLSDASSSMITKALNGATILDIKATATNNILVVLPSLESVTELQPIMDDILNCPCDGIIVTAAGSPGTAYDFHSRYFAPKLGVDEDPVCGSAHCALAHYWSLKMNKCDFLAHQASRRSGTLEIYLDKEKQRVLLRGKAVTVMEGHVLV, from the exons ATGTTCTTTCCTTATTGGGATGTCGTGTTATCTTTTAAGCTTGAACCAAGAAAACAGCTAACAaagagatttcttcttcttcttcttcctctttctgTTCAAATCatggcgaagaagaagaaaggcgtCAAGTACTTGGTG GTGGATGCTTTCACGGATTCCGCTTTTAAAGGGAACCCAGCAGCGGTTTGCTTCCTCAACAACGAGATCAGAGACGACGCGTGGCTTCAGTCTCTCGCCGCCGAATTCAACATCTCCCAATCTTCTTTCCTTACTCCCATCACTGGTTTCGAAGCTCGCTTCGGTCTCCGTTGGTTTACCCCTCTAGCCGAG GTGGATCTATGTGGTCATGCAACTTTGGCATCTGCTCACTGTCTCTTCTCCAATGGTTTGGTTTATTCAGACAATGTCGAGTTTGTCACAAGGTCAGGGGTTCTTACAGCCAAGCGAGTTGATGATGGTGAAGCGAAAGGAGGATCCTTTTTGATCGAGTTGAATTTCCCTGTGGTTCCAACTTGTGATATCAATCTCAGTGATGCATCCTCCTCCATGATCACCAAGGCCTTGAACGGAGCTACCATTCTTGATATTAAAGCTACTGCGACCAACAACATCCTC GTTGTGCTTCCATCTTTGGAATCTGTCACTGAGTTGCAACCAATAATGGATGATATCTTGAACTGCCCTTGCGATGGCATCATTGTGACAGCTGCTGGTTCTCCAGGAACGGCTTATGATTTTCACAGTCGTTACTTTGCTCCTAAACTTGGAGTTGATGAG GACCCTGTTTGTGGAAGTGCACATTGTGCATTGGCACATTACTGGAGCCTCAAGATGAACAAGTGTGACTTCTTAGCCCACCAA GCTTCGCGTAGGAGTGGAACACTTGAGATTTATTTGGACAAGGAGAAGCAGAGGGTTCTCCTGAGAGGCAAAGCAGTTACTGTAATGGAAGGCCATGTCTTGGTCTAA